The genomic interval CCAGATTCATAGACTTTCTTCTTCTGCTCTGTCAGAAATGCATTTATAAAAGGCTGATAGcctaaaaagtgtttttttttgcgatAAACACACTACCTCTTGATATAAGAAGCACATGCTGTTTTTAGCAGTGCACAAAATGGTGTGTCAAATAATTTCATGTCACGCACGGATTCATGTTTAAGGCATCTAACGATTTCTACTTCCCCTCAATGAAAAAGTAGAAGGCCTCATCCGCCATGACGAAGTGCTCCACCTCCACTTCCTCCTTCTTTGCATGCAGGTACCAGCCTGAGCAGCCGACGGACTCGAAACGCCGCATGTCTGGCTGGACTGCTTTCATGTAAAAGAGAAATCCCACAATATCCTTATCGCCCTCATGGACGtccttcaatttttttttttcgcagCTCTGAAGAAAAAAACGAACCGATTCAGCAATTATATGCTTAAATCAGTGCATCTGTGTTTTCGATGCTGTAAGCTGTAACATATGTGAGGTTCACTACTGAATCACTACTCTGCTATATGCACAAGTAATGGGGTGTAATATTgcacaaaacactgcaaaagaTCCCTGTCTCAACTCATTCTGCTGCATCTAGATGTCAGAAATATTATTTCAGACAAAGTGATACTTGAACTGTGTGTGATTACCTCAATGCTGATAGTCGGCTTGTCACCAGTTTTGCTGCATTTCAAAAAACAGTCTGTGCCAGAGAAATTCAGGACAACAGGAATTCCTTTGTATTCCCCTTCGATGCAGGTAGTTTTGTAGAAATAGATGGTGATATTTACTGAAATGGTAAGAATGTGTCAGACACCCGGCAACAAACAATGATGGAAACCACATGGCATctgctatatatttttttgatcaCTAACCTGAGTTTGTCATGCAGTTACTAGACATGCGTGCAAACCTCTGTCTGTTCTGGATGTACTTCTCGTACATTAAACTCTGGATGAAGATGTTGTCCTGAACTTTCTCTTGGATAAACTTTAATTCTCTGAGTACTGTAAAAGGAAAAAGAAGGGGAAATGTCATGTTGCCATATGTGGCATGCTGTACTCCAACAAAATCCCAGAGTTTGATCTTTTACAATCTAAAGCAAAGTAGGCATCATTACAGGAAATGTCAGGGATGGAAGGCATATTGATATAGAGTGAAATAAACAACATTGAGTTCTGATTTGACACAGTGAAAGAGTATCTAATGTTAATTACTGACAGTGCTTGGGGCTGATCAGAGCAGAGAGCTCTGAATACTTACTGCTGACAGGTTCATCCatctagaggaggtgggaccaagacatctgattggttggtcccacctcctctggttgcttggatccacccccgctataatctgattggtcatctctctctgtaaaccaatcatttttccttctgccctcagaacatttttgtgtaagtaaaagtCCCTGGAGCTGCTGACAGGCCTTACCCTGGGTGATATTGCTCGACTTTGCCTCCATAATCACATCGTTTAGGTTGCACTCTGTACAAAACGTATCCTGACAGAGGCCTTCCTTGTCACACCCACGTCCAGTGATGACGGAGAAGCTGGTGCTGAGCATGGTGACCAGCAGCAGCTCATCCAGCTGGCTTTCTGGCTTGGCTGCTTCGTGAAAGTCGTCTTTTGTCACATCGTCTGGGTCAGCCTCTCTGCTCAAGTCTAGGCTGAAACTCAAGACCGTATCCTCCTTAGAGAAAGCCT from Paramormyrops kingsleyae isolate MSU_618 chromosome 16, PKINGS_0.4, whole genome shotgun sequence carries:
- the LOC111850233 gene encoding uncharacterized protein isoform X3; the encoded protein is MEKKDTPVTGGAVIQHTFQQGEHHYDIKKVVKNKMTNRRKSFLSKGDKLLKINDMDLRDLPPELFAELLAESSPRLTVYQPHKDAPKEKCPENSGGFQAFSKEDTVLSFSLDLSREADPDDVTKDDFHEAAKPESQLDELLLVTMLSTSFSVITGRGCDKEGLCQDTFCTECNLNDVIMEAKSSNITQVLRELKFIQEKVQDNIFIQSLMYEKYIQNRQRFARMSSNCMTNSVNITIYFYKTTCIEGEYKGIPVVLNFSGTDCFLKCSKTGDKPTISIESSQTCGVSSPSAAQAGTCMQRRRKWRWSTSSWRMRPSTFSLRGSRNR
- the LOC111850233 gene encoding uncharacterized protein isoform X2; this translates as MEKKDTPVTGGAVIQHTFQQGEHHYDIKKVVKNKMTNRRKSFLSKGDKLLKINDMDLRDLPPELFAELLAESSPRLTVYQPHKDAPKEKCPENSGGFQAFSKEDTVLSFSLDLSREADPDDVTKDDFHEAAKPESQLDELLLVTMLSTSFSVITGRGCDKEGLCQDTFCTECNLNDVIMEAKSSNITQVLRELKFIQEKVQDNIFIQSLMYEKYIQNRQRFARMSSNCMTNSVNITIYFYKTTCIEGEYKGIPVVLNFSGTDCFLKCSKTGDKPTISIEQSSQTCGVSSPSAAQAGTCMQRRRKWRWSTSSWRMRPSTFSLRGSRNR
- the LOC111850233 gene encoding uncharacterized protein isoform X1 gives rise to the protein MEKKDTPVTGGAVIQHTFQQGEHHYDIKKVVKNKMTNRRKSFLSKGDKLLKINDMDLRDLPPELFAELLAESSPRLTVYQPHKDAPKEKCPENSGGFQAFSKEDTVLSFSLDLSREADPDDVTKDDFHEAAKPESQLDELLLVTMLSTSFSVITGRGCDKEGLCQDTFCTECNLNDVIMEAKSSNITQVLRELKFIQEKVQDNIFIQSLMYEKYIQNRQRFARMSSNCMTNSVNITIYFYKTTCIEGEYKGIPVVLNFSGTDCFLKCSKTGDKPTISIESCEKKKLKDVHEGDKDIVGFLFYMKAVQPDMRRFESVGCSGWYLHAKKEEVEVEHFVMADEAFYFFIEGK